The genomic stretch TGACCATGCCTGATGAGGACGTGCAGAACATTTCCAGTGGCATCGACTCCGTACTTTACTATCTGGATCCGTTCATTGAACGAGATTCTACTGGCCGTACGGACAAGAGAATTTCCTTCAGTAACTTTGCAAATAGCTATGCGATTCTTCAGATGACCAAGGTCGCTCTTACCGTCCGTAAGGCAAGCCTGAATCTCCAGAGCCTGTTTGCAACGGACCCCAATACAGGGTCTATCGCCATTAACTGGTCCGAACTTACTCCTAGTGCCTTGGGCGAATCGACTAAGGAGACCTTCTCTGCACTGGCGGCAACAGCCCAGACCTTGAAGACCAATCCGGAAGCTACCAACGCTATTATTCGTGAATATGTCCCTGGTTCTGAACTTTTGACAGATACTGCACTGATCCTTGCTACCGACGTGATGGCAGACCAGATCATCTCTATTGCTGAAGTGGTGAACAATTCCGAAATCGACCGTGCCGACGTATTCCTGCTGGTGGGAAACCACATGGATGACGACGGAGACGGTTGCGTTGACGAAGAAGTATTCGATGGCGAAGATAACGACGGAGACGGCGAAGTGGATGAAGACTTGCGAGCAAACAACACCACTACCCGCGAATTCGATGTCCGTATCCATAGCCCCATCCAGGTCATGAAGGTGACCTCCCCCGAAGACTACCAGCTTGTGGACATCGACGGTGACGGCCTGATGGGCGAAGTGGACGAGAAGGAATACAAGTTCATCATTGAAAAGTCCAACGATCGCAAGGACGTGGGTGACCATCGATTCCGTTTTGCCGCTAACTTTGGCTGGTACGGCTCTACCATCGAAGAAAGAATTGCAAACAAGGAACTTGTCCGTCACGATACGGATATCAACAATATCAAGTACGATCTGGACTGGCGCAAGAACTATGTTGGTGGCTGCTGGGCAAACTACGACCAGGCAAGATTCCTGAAGTGGTTTGAAGGGAGGAAGTAATCGTGAAACGTTTATTTGCAGTACTCGCAATTGCAGGCCTTGCAACTCTTTCCTTTGCAGCAAAGGCTCCTACCCATCATTCTCTCCGTGCAGAATCCATGGGTAACGCCCATGTGGCCGTGGTGGACGACAAGGAAGCCATTTATTACAACTACGCAGGTCTTTCCCAGATCAACCGCCTGGGTAACTTCAATGAGCGTCCGGAACAGGGCTACTATCCTCGCAACCTTATCGGTGACATGAGATTGAACCTGGGTGGTGCAGGTCCTTTTGAAAAGTACTTCTCCACCTATAACGACGTCAAGAAATTGCAGGCTCTTTACCAGCGTGCCCATGATATGGCGGAGCTTTTAGGCGTCGGCAGTACCAACATTCTGATGGACTCCCTGAGCGCCCATCCGGAACTGATCAACACCTTGAACTCCTACGACCACAAGACTTTGGACATGAAGATCAAGATGGATGCCGAAATGGCCTTCCATGGTTTCGGTGCATCAATCTGGGTAGACGGTAGCATCGCTCCTTACCTGGACGGTGGCTTGATTCTCCCCTACATGGCTATTGATACCTTCTATGTGGACGCAGTGGCTCAGGCTGGTGTTGCTTACAGCTTTACGGATGACTTCTCCGTAGGTATCGGCGGTAAGATCGCCAAGCGCCAGAAGGTAGACATGATGACCATGGATGTGCTGAACTACAGCTCCCTCCAGGATACTCTTGAAGACCGCTATCACGACGCAACCGACAAGTTGTTCGACTTCAAGTCTATTTCCGTAGGTATGGATATTGGTATCCTTTACCAGCTGACCCGCGAATTCCGTCTAGGCATGTCCCTCCGTGACGTCTACTTCAAGGAACTGGCTGGGGATCGTATCCGTCCGAACCTTACTGCCGGCTTTAACTACAGCCCCCGATTCTTTAACAAGAATACTGGTTATGGACGCAAGCTGAACTTTGCCTGTGATTTTGAGAATGCCCTGTCCGGTGATAGAAACTACAAGCCCCTCTCCCACTTGAATTTCGGTATGGAAGTGGAACAGAACATCCTTGCATGGCCGGGCTACAACAACGAAATCCGTGCTCTTGCATTGCGAATCGCCGGTGGTTTCAGAGGTGGCTACCCCACTGCAGGTATCGGCCTGGAAGTGCTCCGCTTCTTTACCTTCGAACTTGCTACCTGGGCTGAAGAAATGGGTTATTACACCGGTCAGGATGAACAGCGCGTGTACATGGCTCAAATTAGTCTCGGTTTCTAAAAATTTATATATATTCAAAACAGAGTTTTTTAGCATTAGGAGGTTAACATGAAAAAATTTCTGATCCCATCCGTACTCGCTTTTGGCCTTATGGCATGTTCCGAAAGCACGGAATCTGTTGTTGCGCACGACGTGGTTGTACCCTACAAGGTGGGGGATAACGTAAGCCTTTGGCAGCATCTGAACGAGGATGGCGTTGCCGAATACTTTGAAGAAGAGGGCATTATGCCTTCTGAATTGGCAACACCCAATAAGGAAGTCAAGTGCGAAAACGCCTTGCGTATGGACGGAAACACCGTTTATTTCGACGAGATGGAAGGCATTTACCAGGAAGGAACCCTGGTGGATGGTGTCTGCGGTAATGCAGTTTCCCTGAAGTCCGGCGAAGTGGCCCCCTTGTCCATCAACATGATTCTCCCCATGGAAAAGGGTACCGTAGAATTCTGGTTCAAGCCCAATAGCGATTTCTACGACAAGGACGCCCGTACCCTGCTGGGTAATGACGAAGCCCGCGTCCATTTCTTTGTCCAGGACAACAAGATTATCTTCCAGAAGAATCACGCCGACAAGCATTTCTATGTGACGGGTGATCTGAATCTGAATGACGGCTGGAATAAGATTGCCGGTCAGTGGGACGGCACCTACATGAGCATCTGGGTAAATGACCAGATGGTTGGCAAGGTTGCCCATACCTTGGGTTATGAACCTTCCTCTCGTGGCTATACCTACGGTAACCTCATTGTTATTGGTTACAAGAGCCGCTGCTGCATGGAAGGTCCGGGCCAGTACAGCTCCATGACCACCAGCGGTGCTTACGACCAGGTTCGTATTTCCAATATCGCCCGCTATGAAATTTCTAGCGATCTTCCGGCTGACTCGACGGAAATCGAAAGCTCCTCCAGCGAAGCTGAAATTGTGGAAGATTCCGTCAACGTGAATTCCAGCGACAGCCGCAGCTACCTGCTGTACGAAGATTTCGATAAGGATTCCGTGTACAAGGTCCAGCTGACTCAGGGCGTTTCCGGCAACGCAGGCTCCTTCGGCAATGGCGACATGATGGTCCTGGACGCATTGGACGAGTCCATTCCCCAGGGAACTTTCCAGTTCTATTTCAAGCCCAGCGAAAAATTCAAGGAAATGCGCAATGCTGCCCTGGTAGGTTCCGACGAAGGCCGACTGACGATTCAGAAGTCCGGCAACCAGTACTACTTCTTCAAGAATCTTCCGGATAACAAGATTTACGTGAATGGTTCTGCAGAATTGAAGGATGGCTGGAACAAGTTTGCCGGTCAGTGGGATGGCAAGTCCATTTCCCTGTACATTAACGACAGTCTAATTGCAACCAAGGAAACCGATACCGCTTACGAACCGTCTACAAGGAATCTT from Fibrobacter sp. UWR4 encodes the following:
- a CDS encoding tetratricopeptide repeat protein — its product is MKKKFHTKLVLSAVFATALSFVGCNIFNPTEDVRIKSDDAAALTYEGYLHFQKNEYTEARDYFDRAIAADSAYSEAWYGRAKCVLNQQPGLNLFQLISYAKIEEGQNAASKFMTMPDEDVQNISSGIDSVLYYLDPFIERDSTGRTDKRISFSNFANSYAILQMTKVALTVRKASLNLQSLFATDPNTGSIAINWSELTPSALGESTKETFSALAATAQTLKTNPEATNAIIREYVPGSELLTDTALILATDVMADQIISIAEVVNNSEIDRADVFLLVGNHMDDDGDGCVDEEVFDGEDNDGDGEVDEDLRANNTTTREFDVRIHSPIQVMKVTSPEDYQLVDIDGDGLMGEVDEKEYKFIIEKSNDRKDVGDHRFRFAANFGWYGSTIEERIANKELVRHDTDINNIKYDLDWRKNYVGGCWANYDQARFLKWFEGRK
- a CDS encoding LamG-like jellyroll fold domain-containing protein yields the protein MKKFLIPSVLAFGLMACSESTESVVAHDVVVPYKVGDNVSLWQHLNEDGVAEYFEEEGIMPSELATPNKEVKCENALRMDGNTVYFDEMEGIYQEGTLVDGVCGNAVSLKSGEVAPLSINMILPMEKGTVEFWFKPNSDFYDKDARTLLGNDEARVHFFVQDNKIIFQKNHADKHFYVTGDLNLNDGWNKIAGQWDGTYMSIWVNDQMVGKVAHTLGYEPSSRGYTYGNLIVIGYKSRCCMEGPGQYSSMTTSGAYDQVRISNIARYEISSDLPADSTEIESSSSEAEIVEDSVNVNSSDSRSYLLYEDFDKDSVYKVQLTQGVSGNAGSFGNGDMMVLDALDESIPQGTFQFYFKPSEKFKEMRNAALVGSDEGRLTIQKSGNQYYFFKNLPDNKIYVNGSAELKDGWNKFAGQWDGKSISLYINDSLIATKETDTAYEPSTRNLSSAPYGNAILVGYKDYCCTTGDDVYASGEFDEIIVTEDLLY
- a CDS encoding conjugal transfer protein TraF, coding for MKRLFAVLAIAGLATLSFAAKAPTHHSLRAESMGNAHVAVVDDKEAIYYNYAGLSQINRLGNFNERPEQGYYPRNLIGDMRLNLGGAGPFEKYFSTYNDVKKLQALYQRAHDMAELLGVGSTNILMDSLSAHPELINTLNSYDHKTLDMKIKMDAEMAFHGFGASIWVDGSIAPYLDGGLILPYMAIDTFYVDAVAQAGVAYSFTDDFSVGIGGKIAKRQKVDMMTMDVLNYSSLQDTLEDRYHDATDKLFDFKSISVGMDIGILYQLTREFRLGMSLRDVYFKELAGDRIRPNLTAGFNYSPRFFNKNTGYGRKLNFACDFENALSGDRNYKPLSHLNFGMEVEQNILAWPGYNNEIRALALRIAGGFRGGYPTAGIGLEVLRFFTFELATWAEEMGYYTGQDEQRVYMAQISLGF